The Natronoarchaeum mannanilyticum genome includes the window GCCGCCGTCGCCCGGCAACTCGGGTTCGACGGGAAGCTGGCGATCCATCCCGTCCAGGTGGGGACGATCCACGACGCGATGACGCCGGACCCCGACCGCATCGAGTGGGCCAGGCGGATTCTGGACGAACGTCCGGACGACGCCGACGCGCCCGGCGCGTTCGAGGTCGACGGCGAGATGATCGACGCGCCGCTGCTCCGACAGGCCGAGCGCGCGCTGGAACGCGCTCCCGACGAGTATCTCGACGGCGGCGATCGATAGGGTTCAGATCGCCCCTCGGTGCCGATCGCTGGAAGTGTATAACCGAGACTTAGATCTTTGAATATACATATATCATAATACCCTCTTTGGGTATACATATACTATCAAGGAGCATTGAATACCGCTACTCTTAACCCTCACCTCCGATCATTCCGACGTATGGCAGAGGAAGTCAACCCGTTCGAGAGCCTACAAGAACAGATCGACGAGGCCGCGGAGTACCTCGACGTCGGCGACGACGTGATCGAGCGTCTCAAGCACCCCGAGCGCGTGCTGGAGACGAACCTGTCCGTCGAGATGGACGACGGCACCATCGAGGTGTTCAAGGCGTTCCGCTCGCAGTTCAACGGCGATCGAGGCCCCTACAAGGGCGGCATCCGCTACCACCCGCAGGTCTCCCGCGACGAGGTACGCGCCCTGTCGGGCTGGATGGTCTACAAGACCGCGACGGTCGGGATCCCGCTGGGCGGCGGCAAGGGCGGCATCATCATCGACCCCGACGAGTACTCCGAGAGCGAGCTCGAGCGCATCACCCGCGCCTTCGCCGAGGAGATCACGCCCCTGATCGGCGAGGACAAGGACGTCCCCGCGCCCGACGTCAACACGGGCCAGCGGGAGATGAACTGGATCAAGGACACGTACGAGACCCTCGAAAACACGACCGAGCCCGGCGTCATCACGGGCAAGGACATCTCCAGCGGCGGCAGCGCGGGCCGCGTCGAGGCGACCGGCCGATCGACGGTCATCGCTGCCCGCGAGGCGTTCGACTACCTCGACAAGGACGTCGAGGGTGCCACCGTCGCCGTGCAGGGGTACGGAAACGCCGGCTGGATCACGGCGAAGCTCATCGACGAGATGGGCGCCGACGTCGTCGCCGTCTCCGACTCCAGCGGCGGCATCTACAACGCCGACGGGTTCGACCCCGTCGACGCCAAGCAGCACAAGCGCGAGACCGGCAGCGTCGTCGGCTACAGCGAGGCCGACGAGGAGCTCAGTAACGAGGAGCTGCTGACGCTCGACGTCGACCTGCTGGTCCCCGCCGCGCTGGAGAACGCCATCGACGAGGAGCTGGCTCACGACATTCAGGCCGACGTGATCTCCGAGGCCGCCAACGGGCCGATCACGCCCGAGGGCGACGACGTTCTCGAGGACAAAGACGTGCTGGTCGTCCCCGACATCCTCGCGAACGCGGGCGGCGTCACCGTCTCGTACTTCGAGTGGGTCCAAAATCGCCAGCGCTTCTACTGGGACGAGGAGCGCGTCAACGAGGAACTCGAGGACATCATCGTCGAGCAGTTCGACACCCTCGTCGACGCCTACGAGGAACACGACCTGCCGAGCCTGCGCGTCGCTGCCTACGTCGTCGCGATCCAGCGCGTCGTCGACTCCTACGAGCAGTCCGGCAACTGGCCCTGAGCTGGGCTCTCGACCGGCACTCCCTTTTTTATTGCAGGCGTTCGGTCGTCTCGACCAGCGGATGCCGCGCGTAGTCGACGACCTCGACGTCGTCGAGTTCGGCCAGGCCCTCGCGGTCGGCCGTACGCTGCATTCCGAGATCGAGTTCGTCGTCGATCACGATCACGTACGCGTCCATCTCGTCGACGTCGATCCGGTGGGCCGCGAGCACGCGGTGGTGGCCGTCGGCGAGCAACAGCTCGCCCGCGTTGTCGATGACGACCAGCGGCTCGGCCAGTCCCCGCTCTAGCTCGTACCGACGCCCCTCGAGCTCGTCGGCGTACACCTCGCCCTGGGTCGGCGTCAGGGCGTCGAGCGCAACTTCGCGACGTTCCTGGCGCAGCTCGACGCCGTGGATGTTCTCCAGCGTCCGCATCAGCTTGCCCACCTTCTCGGGCGTCGCCCGCTCGATCTGGCTGCGGATCACGTCGGCGTTGCTGATGATCCCGACGAGGTGGCCCGCGTCGTCGACGACCGGGAGCTTCTGGATTCCCGAGCGCAGGATGACGCGTCCGGCGTCGTTGACCTTCATCTCGGGGTGAGCGACGATCAGGTCCGTCGTCATCACCTCGTACAGGTGCGCGTCGTCGTCGGCCAGCAGCAGGTCCCGTGCGCTGACGAACCCTTCCACCTGACGGCGGTCACAGACTGGAAAGCCGCTGTGCTCGTCGCTCTCTGCGATGCGAACCGCGACGTCGCCCACCGTGTCCTCGGGGGCGACAGTCGCGACGTCCTGCGTCATGTACTCGCGCACCCGCGCGTTCCCGGTGGTGCCGGCTATGCCCATGGCCGCCACAACGGTTCCCCTACCGAAAAACCTGTCTCGGACCCGTC containing:
- a CDS encoding Glu/Leu/Phe/Val dehydrogenase, which gives rise to MAEEVNPFESLQEQIDEAAEYLDVGDDVIERLKHPERVLETNLSVEMDDGTIEVFKAFRSQFNGDRGPYKGGIRYHPQVSRDEVRALSGWMVYKTATVGIPLGGGKGGIIIDPDEYSESELERITRAFAEEITPLIGEDKDVPAPDVNTGQREMNWIKDTYETLENTTEPGVITGKDISSGGSAGRVEATGRSTVIAAREAFDYLDKDVEGATVAVQGYGNAGWITAKLIDEMGADVVAVSDSSGGIYNADGFDPVDAKQHKRETGSVVGYSEADEELSNEELLTLDVDLLVPAALENAIDEELAHDIQADVISEAANGPITPEGDDVLEDKDVLVVPDILANAGGVTVSYFEWVQNRQRFYWDEERVNEELEDIIVEQFDTLVDAYEEHDLPSLRVAAYVVAIQRVVDSYEQSGNWP
- a CDS encoding CBS domain-containing protein, producing MGIAGTTGNARVREYMTQDVATVAPEDTVGDVAVRIAESDEHSGFPVCDRRQVEGFVSARDLLLADDDAHLYEVMTTDLIVAHPEMKVNDAGRVILRSGIQKLPVVDDAGHLVGIISNADVIRSQIERATPEKVGKLMRTLENIHGVELRQERREVALDALTPTQGEVYADELEGRRYELERGLAEPLVVIDNAGELLLADGHHRVLAAHRIDVDEMDAYVIVIDDELDLGMQRTADREGLAELDDVEVVDYARHPLVETTERLQ